Below is a window of Janthinobacterium lividum DNA.
CTGGAATGGCTGGTCAACGTGCGCCTGTACCCGGCCGAAAAATCCGCGCAGCGCCTGCAGTTCTACGATGCCATGGGCGCCTATGTCATCAACTACAACCTGGGCCAGGACATGGCGAAAGCCTATGTCGAACGCCAGGGCAGCACGCGCGCCGCACACTGGGCCGCCTTCCGCGACCTGATGTCCTCGCCGCGCGTGCCCAGCGCGCTGCTGGCATGAGGCGTCAGCGATAAAGGAGAGACACATGCCCCGCTACACCAAGCACACTGCCAGCGCCCTGCTGCTGGTCCTGTCCTTCAGCCATGCGGTATGGGCCAAAGATACCGCCGTCACAACGGCACCGGCGCTCAGCGCGCGCCAGCAGGCGCTGATGGCGACAGTCGTCGGCAGTGCCGCCCATCCGCGCATCCTGCAGGTGCGCCTCGATGAACTGCATCCGACCCAGCCGGCCATCGGCTATGACCAGGTGTACTACAAGCTGGGACGCTATGCGGCCGAAGAAAAGCACCTCGCCGACATCGCCAAGCCCAAGAAATTCGCCGACCTGTGCGAGGCCAATGGCCAGGGCGACGTCTTGCCCGGCACGGCCAATGTGGCCGGCGCCACCCTGGCCGCGCCACCGGCCAGCTACCGCTGCAAGGCGGCCGTGGGCAGCCGTCCGGACGACATGAAAAGCGTCGTCATCGGCCCGCGCGGCACCGTGTACCTGACCGATGGCCACCATACGTTTTCCACCTTTTGGGATGCCGATGGCGGGCGCAATCATCAATTGAAGGTCTGGGTCAAGGTCAGCGACAATTTCAGCGCGCTGGGCGAAGCGGCGTTCTGGACGCGCATGCGCGAGGAAAACAAGGTGTGGCTGAAAAATGGCCGGAACCAGGCCATCACGCCGCAGCAACTACCGTCCGCCATCGGTCTGAAATCGCTGGGTGACGACCCGTACCGCTCGCTCGTCTACTTTACGCGCGAGATCGGCTACGAGCCGCCCGACCAGGCCACGGAATTCCTTGAATTCTACTGGGCCGACTGGCTGCGCCAGCAGGCCGGCATCGACCTGGCAAAGACTGACACGCGCGATGCCGGCAGCTACATGGCCACCATCGGGAGCGCATCGATGGCGATGGCGGGCCTGAAGGCGAACGATATCGTCAGCGGCGGCATGACGGCGCAATCCTTGGGCTGGACGGGCGTCTTCAGCCAGGGGGCACTGGACGACCTGGTCACGCCGACAGGCAAGCTCAGTTACGCCATCGCGTACAAGAAAGCGCTGGCAAAATAATCACGGCGTAAACAACAACGGCCCGCCTGTCATTCGACAAGCGGGCCGTTTTCTATGGCAAGTGCCGCTTACGCGATGCGTTCGCCATTCTGCGGATCAAACATGGCCGCTTTCGACAGGTTGAACGACAGTTGCATGGTCTGCCCCGGCAGCACGGCTTCGCGCGGATGCGTGCGGCAGGTGACGGCGGCGCCGTTCAGGCGCGTCGTCAGCAGGGTGTCCGGGCCGGTCGGTTCGACCAGGTCGATCAGACAGCCCAGTTCCTGGCCCACGTCGCCGTGCGCGCTGCTCATGTCCGTGATCTGCTCTGGGCGCACGCCCAGGACCACGTCACGGCCCGCATAGCTGCGCAGCTTGTCGGCGGCGAATGGCAAGGCCAAACGCAAGCTCTTGCCCGCGTTTTCTATGGCGACAAACACCTCGTTGCCTTCGATGACAGGCTTGACGGTGATGAAGTTCATCGATGGCGAGCCGATGAAGCCGGCCACGAACAGGTTGGCCGGGTTGTCGTAGATTTCCTGCGGCGTGCCCAGTTGCTGCACCACCCCATCCTTCATGACGGCGATCAAGTCGCCCATGGTCATCGCCTCGATCTGGTCATGCGTGACGTAGACGATGGTGGCTTTCAGGCGCTGGTGCAGCAGCTTGATCTCGGCGCGCATTTCCACGCGCAGCTTGGCGTCAAGGTTCGACAGCGGTTCGTCGAACAGGAACAGCGACGGCTTGCGCGAGATGGCGCGGCCCATGGCGACCCTCTGGCGCTGGCCACCCGACAACTGCGCCGGACGGCGGTCCAGCAAATGCGTGATCTGCAGGGTTTCTGCCACGCGGGCAACGATTTCTTCCTGCTCCGCCTTCGGTACCTTTTTCACGTTCAGGCCGAACGCGATATTCTCGCGCACCGTCATCGACGGGTACAGCGCGTAGGACTGGAACACCATGGCGATGTCGCGGTCCTTCGGCGGCAGGTCGTTGACCACCTTGCCGTCGATGAGGATTTCGCCCGAGGTGACGCTTTCCAGGCCGGCCACCATGTTGAGCAAGGTCGATTTGCCGGAGCCGGAGCCGCCGACGAGGATCAGGAACTGGCCATCCTTGATCTCGATGTCGATGCCCTTGAGGACTTCGACGCCATTCGTGTATACCTTGCGGATGCTGCGTATCGATAAACTGGACATATTCTTTCCTTAACCTTTGACTGCGCCTGCGGTCAGACCGCGCACAAAATAACGGCCTGCGACCAGATAGACCAGCAGGGTCGGCAGCGCGGCAATCACCGCGGCAGCCATGTTGACGTTGTATTCCTTCACGCCCGTGGACGTGTTGACCAGGTTGTTCAAGCCCACCGTAATCGGCTGCGAATCGCCGCTGGCGAAGACGATGCCGAACAGGAAGTCGTTCCAGATCTGCGTAAATTGCCAGATGATGCAGACGACGAAAATCGGGCCCGAAATCGGCAGCACGATCTTGCGGAAGATCAGGAAGAAGCCGGCGCCGTCGATGCGCGCCGCCTTGATCAGTTCTTCCGGCACGCCGATATAGTAGTTACGGAAGAACAGGGTCGTGAAGGCCGTGCCATACACCACGTGGACAAAGACCAGGCCCGTCGTCGTATTGGCCAGGCCGAATTCGCCCAGCAAACGCGCCATCGGCAGGATCACGACCTGGAACGGAATGAAGCAGCCCACCAGCAAGGCGGCAAACAGGATTTCCGAACCGCGGAAGCGCCAGTGCGCGAACACATAGCCGTTGAAGGCGCCCAGGAAGGTCGAGATCAGCACGGCGGGAATCACCATCTTGATCGAGTTCCAGAAGAACGGCTGCATGCCGTCACAGGTGACGCCCGTGCAGGCCGAAGACCAGGCCTTGGACCAGGAATCGAATTGCCAAACGTGCGGCAAGGCCAGCAGGTTGCCGCTGCGGATTTCGTCGAGCGACTTGAACGACGTCGACAGGGTCACGTACAGGGGCACGATGTAGTACACCGCGAACAGAATCAGCAGCAGGTATAGCACCACCCGTCCCAGGGTGAGTTTGTTGTTACGTGTAGGAGTGTGTGTCATCTCATCGCCTTTGCGCTGCGCGTTTCCAGGTACATCAGCGGCACGAGCACGGCCACGATGGTGGCCAGCATCATCATTGCCGATGCCGAGCCCAGGCCCAGCTGGCCGCGGGTGAAGGAAAACTGATACATGAAGATGGCCGGCACGGACGACGAATTACCAGGTCCGCCAGCCGTCAATGCGATGACCAGGTCGAAGCTCTTGATGGCGATATGCGCGAGGATCAGCAGCACGCTGAAGAACACGGGGCGCATGGCGGGAATCACGATGCGCCAATAGATCGTCGGCAGCGACGCGCCATCGACTTGTGCCGCCTTGATGATTTCATCATCGATGCCGCGCAAGCCGGCCAGGAACAGGGCCATGACAAAGCCCGACGATTGCCATACTCCGGCGATCACCACCGTGTAGATGGCCATGTCGGAATTGACCAGCCAGTCGAAGGTAAACGAGGTCCAGCCCCAGTCGTGCATGACCTTTTCCAGGCCCAGGCTGGGATTGAGCATCCATTTCCAGGCCGTGCCGGTGACGATGAAGGACAGCGCCATCGGATACAGGTAGATGGCGCGCAGCGCGCCTTCGGCGCGGATTTTCTGGTCCAGCAGGATCGCCAGGAACAGGCCGATGGCGATGCTGCAACCGATGAACAGGACACCAAAGATGCCGAGGTTCTTGAGCGAGGTCCACCAGCGCTCGTTGTCGAACAGCTCGATATATTGCACCAGGCCGGCGAACTCGTAGTTCGGCATCAGCCGCGATTCGGTCAGCGACAGCCAACCGGTCAAAAAGATAAAACCATAGACGAATACCAGGCTGGCGATGAGCGTGGGGCCCAACACCATCTGCGGTATCCATCGGTCGAATTGCTTGCGTATGGACATAGGAGAGCCGTAGAGAGAACTGCGTGTGGCGCCGGCCTGGTCGAACGCCAAGGCGGGCGCCTGCGATGCATGCGATGCAGCGGGCGCCGGCGGGACTGCCGGCGCCGTCGTGCTTACTTCACTTTTGCCGCTTTGGCCAGGGCGGCAACCGCGTCTTTCGAGCTCATGTTGGTATTCATGAACTTGGCGATGACGTCGGTCACGGCGCCTTGCGTGGCCGATGGCAGCGCCATGCCGTGGGCAAACGATGGCACCAGGCCGCCGTTCTTGTTGGTGGCGTCCATGTCTTCCATCGATTTCAGGGCGCAAGCGTCAAACTTGTCCTTGGAAACGCCGGAACGCACAGGGATGGAACCCTTGTTCAGGTTGAAGATCGACTGGAACTTCGGATTCATGATGGCGTTGGCCAGGGCAATCTGCCCTTTCTTCGCATTCGCATCCTTTTGCGTGAACATGGCAAACGAATCGATGTTGAAGGTGTAGGCCTTGTCCGTGCCAGGAGCCGCCACGCACAGGTAGTCCTTGCCCGGCACCTTGCCGGCAGCCGTGAATTCGCCCTTGGCCCAGTCGCCCATGAACTGGAAGCCGGCCTTGTTGTTGATGACCATCGCGGTGGCCAGATTCCAGTCGCGGCCGGCCGCATCCTTGTCGATGTAGGTCTTCACCTTGCCCAGGGTGTCGAACACCTTGAGCATGGTCGGGCCGGTCAATTCCTTCTGGTCCAGCTTGAGGATGGCCTTCTTGTAGAATTCCGTGCCGCCCACGCCCAGCGCGACGGATTCAAACACGGTGGCGTCCTGCCAAGGCTGGCCGCCGTGGGCGATCGCGATGCCGCCCGATTTCTTGATTTTCTCGGCCGCGTCGAAGAACGCATCCCAGGTGGTCGGGGTGGTGGCCACGCCGGCTTTTTTCAGCACTTCCGGATTGACCCACATCCAGTTGACGCGGTGGACGTTGACGGGAGCGGCAACGTAGTGGCCCTTGTATTTCATGATATCGGCGACGACTTTCGGCAGCACGGCATCCCATTTTCCTGGAATGGCGGCATCATCGATATTGGCCAGCACGCCTTCAGCGCCCCACTCCTGGATCGACGGGCCCTTGATCTGGGCGGCCGTTGGCGGGTTGCCGGAAATGACGCGGGTTTTCAGCGCGGTCGCGGCGTTTTCGCCAGCGCCGCCGGCCACGGCGAAGTCTTTCCAGCCAAAGCCGCTTTCCTTCACGATTTGCTGCAACTGGCCCACGGACTTCGCTTCGCCGCCGGAGGTCCAGTAGTGCAACACTTCCACGTCGGTCGCAAAGGCGCTGCCAGCGAATGCCAGGGTGGTCAATGCGGCCAGTTGGGTAATCTTGAATTTCAGTTTCATCTCCACATTCCTTTTTGATCAAGCTTTTAGGGGGCTTCGGCATACGGGGGCCGAAAAAGGTGAAATCTGCGCCTGTACCGGCGCTCTTGTGCTCAGACCCGCTTGCAAACGGGCATCATCTTCAGTGAAAAGACGGCGCCGTGATCCATGACATGCCTACATTGTATTTATATCACGGGACGGCGCCAAAAACGCATCCGCGAAGGATGCGCCAGGTTGATCTAGACTTACGACGCCTGCAAACTTAGAACCAGGTTTCCACTTGGAAACCATAGGACGTGCCGCTGGTATTGTTGTTATAGATCGGGCCGCCGTTGTTCGACGCGTTGACCGAGGCGGTAGCCGCATCGTTCCATTTTCCGTACGTCACGAAAGCGCGCAGTTCAGGACGCGACCACAGGCCAGGGCCGGCGGAGATCGTCGGTGCGATGGTCAGCTTGGTCAAACGCTTGGCTGGCTGGCCACCCGCTTGCGTCACGCGGTCCGTGCCCAGTTCGCCCACCAGCTTGAAGTTGTTGGTGAACGCATACACAGGACGCACGCCGACCGAGGTCCAGGTCGAGGAACCTGTGGCGGTCGATTCGTCTTTTTGCCACAGGGCGACGAATTCCATGCCGAAGTTTTCCATCGGCTGGATCGCCATATCATTGAAGACGCGCGTACGCTTACGGTCCGAACCGTAAGAAGTGCTGCCCGAGGCGCCGAACTGTCCATTGCCGTCGCCGCCAACACCAGGACCGACGCCGTACTGCACGCCGAAGGTGTTGCCGCCGCCAAACACTTTACCTTGACGGTGGAATGCCGACAGTTGCCAGCCATTATGTTTCGGGCCGTAAATGTCGTTGTCCTTCCCTTCGGCAGTGATGATGGTAGCGGCCAGGTCCAGGGTGCCGTTTTCATTGACGGGAATTTCGCCGTAGATAAAGTTCTGGCGCACGGCCGAACGGGTGCCGGTGATGGCGCCAGTGTTCTTGTCGCGAGCATTGATGTCGTTGTCCTTGAAGAAGGCATACGAGAATTTACCCGGGCCAACAGGAATGCGGTCCAGGCCGGCGCCCGTGCCGTTCATATTGATGTATTGCAGATCCAGCATGTGGATGTCAGGACGGTAGTAGAAGCGTTTACCGACCCAGGCCGTGCCGCCGTTCAGGAAATCGAGTCCCTGCGCTTCGACGTAGGCTTTGACGATGCCCAGCTTGTTGTCGCCGAAATCCGAATTTGGCGCGTAGGCGTTGACCCAGATGGTGGCCAGGTAGTTCACGCCGCCGGACTTGGCAACGGACTTGGTGTAGCCAAATTCCGTGTAGGCGTCGCACTCATTGCCCAGACGGTATTTCATGGTATTGCCACCCAGGCCGAAGCAGCCTTGCGAACCGCCGTCGCCCGAAGTATTGCTGCCGGCGCCAGCGCGCAGGTAGCCGTGGAAACCTTCGGCATCACTTGGGTACATGGGGTCGGCGGCAGCGGAACCGCTGGCGATGGCTAAGACGATGGCAGCTGGCAGCGTTTTCAACACGGCCTTCAACATGGTGCGATGCAGCATGGTAAGTCTCCTCAGTAATTTATTTTTTATCTAGTCATTCGTGGCCGAATGTACTGGCCAGAATTCTTTCCAGCAGGGACATAGTAACTATACTACGAACAAATATCAACATATTATGTTGTAATCCTACGACGACTCTGCGACACTTTATTTGCGTACTAAAAGGCGAGTTGACTGCCCTGTTTTTTCAGCTGGCGCCACCTGTTTCTGGCGCTGCGGGCAAGCATTTGCGCGGGTGCCCGGCTTTTTCGGCACGCGACACGTATACGAATTAAAATCCTTGGTTTTTGCCATAACGACAGTGCGCCGCCATGACAGCGCACGCATACGAGACTAGGCACCGCCATGAAAATTGATGAAAAAATGGAAGTAGCAGGCAGCGATCCGGCGGAGCGTTTCAGTGACGGGCCACGCCTGCTGGCCGACATCGGCGGCACCAACGCCCGCTTCGTGCTCGAAACGCGCCAGGGCCACCTGGAAGCGGTAGCCGTGCTGCCCTGCGACGACTACGCTTCGCTGCTCGACGCCATCACCGCGTACATGGATAGCAGCGAGGCGCGCGCCGCCGGTTCGGCGCGCGTGCGCCATGCGGCCATCGCCATCGCCAATCCCATCGACGACGACAATATCCGCATGATGAACCATCACTGGTTCTTCTCGATCGAGGCCATGCGCGCCACGCTGGGCCTCGACACCCTGCTGGTGGTGAATGACTTCACGGCGCTGGCCATGGCCCTGCCCTATCTGCGGCCAGACCAGCGCCTGCAGATCGGTGGCGGCATGGCGCGCGCCGACAGCGTCATCGGCCTGCTCGGCTCGGGCACGGGCCTGGGCGTGTCGGGCATGATACCCGCCGAAGACCGCTGGATCGCGCTGGGCAGCGAAGGAGGCCACGTCAGCTTTGCACCCTGCGACCAGCGCGAAATGGACGTGCTGTCCTTCGCCTGGCGCGAACTGTCGCACGTCTCGGCCGAACGCCTCGCCTCCGGACGCGGCCTGGAACTGATCTACCGCGCCTTGTCCGAGCGGGCTGGCCGGCATGACGTGCCGCCGCTGCTGGCGGCCGACATCACCTGCCGCGCCCTGAGCAATGAATGCGAAGTGTGCCTGGAAGCCGTGGACTGCTTCTGCGCCATCCTCGGCTCCATCGCCGGCAACGTGGCCATGACCCTGGGCGCGCTGGGCGGCATCTATATAGGCGGGGGCATCGTGCCGCGCCTGGGCCCCCTGTTCGAACAGTCGCAGTTCCGTGCCCGCTTCGAGCAAAAGGGCCGCCTGAACGAATACCTGGCGCAGATTCCCACCTTTCTGATCACCGCCGAACTGCCCACTTTCCTGGGCATCGCCGCCATCCTGGCGCAAAAACTCAAGCGCGCCCATTCCGGCGCGCCCGTGCTCGAATCCGTGCGCCAGGCGCGCGGGCGCATGAGCCCCTCGGAATGCAAGGTAGCCGACTGGGTGCTGAAGGAACCAAACGCCATGCTGACCCTGCCGATCGCCGAAATCGCCCAGAGGGTTGGCGTCAGCCAGCCGACCGTGATGCGCTTTTGCCGCTCGATCGGCGTGCAGGGCCTGGCCGACTTCAAATTGAAGCTCGCTTCCGGCCTGACGGGCGGCGCCATCACGGTGGCGCACTGCCATGTGGAGATCTCGGATTCTGACGCCGAACTGGCGCGCAAGGTGCTGGGCAATAACGCCTCGGCCGCGCTGGCCCTGCGCGACATGCTCGACGTGAAAGCACTGACGGCCGCCATCGAACTGCTGCGCGGCGCGCAGCGCGTGGAATTGCTGGCCGTGGGCAGCGCCCGCGTGGTGGCCGACGACATGCAGCACAAACTGCTCAACCTGGGCATCGTCAGCAGCTTCTTTGCCGATCCGCAGGCGCAGGAAATGAGCGCCGCCATGCTCAAGCCGGGCGACGTCGCGCTGGTCATTTCCCGCTCGGGCGCCCTGCCCGAGCTACTGCGCACGGTCAAGGTGGCGCAGGGCTGCGGCGCGCGCGTGCTGGCGATTACGGCCAGCGGCTCGCCGCTGGCCAAGCTGGCCGACGTGCTGCTGACCTTGAACCACCCGGAAGGCAACCTCAATTTCGTGCCCATGATCGTGCGCCTGCTGCAGCTGATGATGCTCGATATCCTGTCGGTGGGACTGGCGCGGCGCGACACGGCGCAGCGCACCAGCGCCGCCGAACTGGAAGAAGGTCAATTGCACGGCATGCGCATCAGCGGCAAGCTGAAATTCGGTGGCCACCTCGAATAAGGCGGCGCACGCCGCCTCCGACACAGCCAGCGGCGCCACCGTGCATGACGTGGCGCGCGTGGCCGGCGTGTCGGCCATGACGGTGTCGCGCGTGATCAACGGGCGCGCTAGCGTCAGCACGGCCACGCGCGACAAGGTCGAGGCGGCGATCGCCAGCCTGCACTATCAGCCCAACCTGGCGGCCAGGGCGGCCCGCACGGGCACCCTGCGCATCGGCCTGCTGTACAGCAACCCCAGCGCGGCCTTCCTCAGCGAATTCCTCGTCGGCGCCATGGACCAATGCCGCCAGGGCGGCGGCCAGTTGCTGCTCGAACGCTGCGAAGACCTGGAAAGCCAGCGCGCCGGCATCGCCTGCCTGGTGGCGGCCGGCGTGGATGGCATCCTGGTGCCGCCACCCCTGTGCGATTCGCCGGAAGTGCTGGCGCAACTGAATCAGATGGGCATCCCCGCCATCGCCGTGGCCACGGCACGCCCCTCGCCCGGCGTCTCGGCCGTGCGCATCGACGATTACGAAGGCGCGCTGGCCATGACGCGCCATCTGCTTGCGCTGGGCCACCGCGACATCGGCTTCATCGAAGGCGATCCGGCACACACGCCCGCCCTGCTGCGCCGCCAGGCCTTCGAGGACGCCATGCGGGAAGCGGGCTTGCAGGTGCCGCCGCACAGGGTGGCGCAAGGCTACTTTACGTATCGTTCGGGACTCGACGCGGCGCGCCTGCTGCTGGCGCAAAAACCGCACCCGACCGCCATCTTCGCCAGCAACGATGACATGGCCGCCGCCACCCTGGCCGTGGCGCACGGCATGGGCTTGCAGGTGCCGGCGGAATTGAGCGTGTGCGGCTTCGACGATACGCCCGTCGCCAGCACCGTCTGGCCCGAGCTGACCACCATCCATCAGCCCATCGCCGACATGGCGCGCGCCGCCGTCAATCTCGTCATCGACGAGATACGCCAGCGCCGCGCGGGAGAAACCGTGCCGGCCACGCATCACTTGATGGAATTTACGCTGGTAGAGCGGGCATCGTCGGGGCTGGCACGCTAAGCTGTGCACCGACGGCAGGGCCAACACCCGCTCGTCCACACTGGTGCAAGCTGCTCAGTCCTGCATCTCGGGCAATGCTATTTCCGCTTTGCGCGCTGCAATCTCGCCACCTAAGGCAAGCAGGTCAAGCTGTGCTTCACGCGCTTTCGGAAACATTTCCTGTTCTTCCTCCTGCACATGATGCTCGATCTGTTCAGACAGTACCTTGACTTTCGCATCATACAAATCTTCGCCGGGAGCCATGGCGACGATTTGCGCGATCAGCTCCTTGGCTGAGGCGTGTTCGACGACTGCCTCGTCAACCAGTTCCTTATTTTCCCGGCTAGCCTGAAGCACGGCCGGATAAAAAATTTCTTCTTCTGCCGTCGCATGTTTGGTCAATTCCAGGCAGATTTTTAGCGCCAGCTTGCGCTTGCTGACGAGCGACCTGTCGCTTAACGCTTCATACTGTTCAAACAGTTCCTTGACGGCTTGATGGTCTTGCGTGAGCATTTCGATCGCGTCCATATCGGGCATGCCTGCGTTTTTTTGGGAAACGGGAGCTGCCTGAGATGATTGGGTGGCCATGGTGGTTTCTCCAGAGAAAAGCAGCGCATGGGGAATGCGCTGCGATAAATCGAACGATGGAATGTCAGCGCGACTTAACGCGAACCCTTACCCGACTGCCCGCCCGAACCGCCCTTGCCGCTCTGCTTGTTGTCGTCATTTTTGTGAATCTGACGACCACCTTCGGCATCCTGTTCGGGCGTGCCGCCACGCGAACTGCCTGACGAAGCGGATTTGCCGGAACCGCCTTCTTTGTCATCGCTCTGGCGGCTGCCATCGTTTTTGTGGCTTTGCGCACCAGCGGCGCGCGCTTCTTCCGAGGTGAACTCATGCGCATTGCCAGACGCATGGGCCGCACGGCCGCCTTCTGCCGCGATTTCACGCTGCTGTTTCGGGTCCATGGACGCGAAGCCGCGGTTGCCGGTATCGCCACTTTGGCTGTTCGATCCGCTGGAGGATTGTTTGCCTGCGCCACCGGAGGAACCACGTGCCGAATCACTGCCCGAGTCCGACCCACGCTCTTTTCCACCTTGATTCTTACCCTGGTTGCCGTCTTGATTTCCTTGATTGTTGGCCATGGTATATCTCCTGTTGAGTTTAAAGTGACAGTGCCATGATCAACAAAAATCACGGAACCGAGACTCAAATGTTAGGCTAGACAAAAGAACATGCATGTAGGACATTCGCCCCTTGAAGGGTAGGAAAGTAGAAGGGAATTTTATCGATTGCCACGGA
It encodes the following:
- a CDS encoding ParB/Srx family N-terminal domain-containing protein, which encodes MPRYTKHTASALLLVLSFSHAVWAKDTAVTTAPALSARQQALMATVVGSAAHPRILQVRLDELHPTQPAIGYDQVYYKLGRYAAEEKHLADIAKPKKFADLCEANGQGDVLPGTANVAGATLAAPPASYRCKAAVGSRPDDMKSVVIGPRGTVYLTDGHHTFSTFWDADGGRNHQLKVWVKVSDNFSALGEAAFWTRMREENKVWLKNGRNQAITPQQLPSAIGLKSLGDDPYRSLVYFTREIGYEPPDQATEFLEFYWADWLRQQAGIDLAKTDTRDAGSYMATIGSASMAMAGLKANDIVSGGMTAQSLGWTGVFSQGALDDLVTPTGKLSYAIAYKKALAK
- the ugpC gene encoding sn-glycerol-3-phosphate ABC transporter ATP-binding protein UgpC, translating into MSSLSIRSIRKVYTNGVEVLKGIDIEIKDGQFLILVGGSGSGKSTLLNMVAGLESVTSGEILIDGKVVNDLPPKDRDIAMVFQSYALYPSMTVRENIAFGLNVKKVPKAEQEEIVARVAETLQITHLLDRRPAQLSGGQRQRVAMGRAISRKPSLFLFDEPLSNLDAKLRVEMRAEIKLLHQRLKATIVYVTHDQIEAMTMGDLIAVMKDGVVQQLGTPQEIYDNPANLFVAGFIGSPSMNFITVKPVIEGNEVFVAIENAGKSLRLALPFAADKLRSYAGRDVVLGVRPEQITDMSSAHGDVGQELGCLIDLVEPTGPDTLLTTRLNGAAVTCRTHPREAVLPGQTMQLSFNLSKAAMFDPQNGERIA
- a CDS encoding carbohydrate ABC transporter permease, whose amino-acid sequence is MTHTPTRNNKLTLGRVVLYLLLILFAVYYIVPLYVTLSTSFKSLDEIRSGNLLALPHVWQFDSWSKAWSSACTGVTCDGMQPFFWNSIKMVIPAVLISTFLGAFNGYVFAHWRFRGSEILFAALLVGCFIPFQVVILPMARLLGEFGLANTTTGLVFVHVVYGTAFTTLFFRNYYIGVPEELIKAARIDGAGFFLIFRKIVLPISGPIFVVCIIWQFTQIWNDFLFGIVFASGDSQPITVGLNNLVNTSTGVKEYNVNMAAAVIAALPTLLVYLVAGRYFVRGLTAGAVKG
- a CDS encoding sugar ABC transporter permease; translated protein: MSIRKQFDRWIPQMVLGPTLIASLVFVYGFIFLTGWLSLTESRLMPNYEFAGLVQYIELFDNERWWTSLKNLGIFGVLFIGCSIAIGLFLAILLDQKIRAEGALRAIYLYPMALSFIVTGTAWKWMLNPSLGLEKVMHDWGWTSFTFDWLVNSDMAIYTVVIAGVWQSSGFVMALFLAGLRGIDDEIIKAAQVDGASLPTIYWRIVIPAMRPVFFSVLLILAHIAIKSFDLVIALTAGGPGNSSSVPAIFMYQFSFTRGQLGLGSASAMMMLATIVAVLVPLMYLETRSAKAMR
- a CDS encoding ABC transporter substrate-binding protein → MKLKFKITQLAALTTLAFAGSAFATDVEVLHYWTSGGEAKSVGQLQQIVKESGFGWKDFAVAGGAGENAATALKTRVISGNPPTAAQIKGPSIQEWGAEGVLANIDDAAIPGKWDAVLPKVVADIMKYKGHYVAAPVNVHRVNWMWVNPEVLKKAGVATTPTTWDAFFDAAEKIKKSGGIAIAHGGQPWQDATVFESVALGVGGTEFYKKAILKLDQKELTGPTMLKVFDTLGKVKTYIDKDAAGRDWNLATAMVINNKAGFQFMGDWAKGEFTAAGKVPGKDYLCVAAPGTDKAYTFNIDSFAMFTQKDANAKKGQIALANAIMNPKFQSIFNLNKGSIPVRSGVSKDKFDACALKSMEDMDATNKNGGLVPSFAHGMALPSATQGAVTDVIAKFMNTNMSSKDAVAALAKAAKVK
- a CDS encoding carbohydrate porin; protein product: MLHRTMLKAVLKTLPAAIVLAIASGSAAADPMYPSDAEGFHGYLRAGAGSNTSGDGGSQGCFGLGGNTMKYRLGNECDAYTEFGYTKSVAKSGGVNYLATIWVNAYAPNSDFGDNKLGIVKAYVEAQGLDFLNGGTAWVGKRFYYRPDIHMLDLQYINMNGTGAGLDRIPVGPGKFSYAFFKDNDINARDKNTGAITGTRSAVRQNFIYGEIPVNENGTLDLAATIITAEGKDNDIYGPKHNGWQLSAFHRQGKVFGGGNTFGVQYGVGPGVGGDGNGQFGASGSTSYGSDRKRTRVFNDMAIQPMENFGMEFVALWQKDESTATGSSTWTSVGVRPVYAFTNNFKLVGELGTDRVTQAGGQPAKRLTKLTIAPTISAGPGLWSRPELRAFVTYGKWNDAATASVNASNNGGPIYNNNTSGTSYGFQVETWF
- a CDS encoding glucokinase, translating into MKIDEKMEVAGSDPAERFSDGPRLLADIGGTNARFVLETRQGHLEAVAVLPCDDYASLLDAITAYMDSSEARAAGSARVRHAAIAIANPIDDDNIRMMNHHWFFSIEAMRATLGLDTLLVVNDFTALAMALPYLRPDQRLQIGGGMARADSVIGLLGSGTGLGVSGMIPAEDRWIALGSEGGHVSFAPCDQREMDVLSFAWRELSHVSAERLASGRGLELIYRALSERAGRHDVPPLLAADITCRALSNECEVCLEAVDCFCAILGSIAGNVAMTLGALGGIYIGGGIVPRLGPLFEQSQFRARFEQKGRLNEYLAQIPTFLITAELPTFLGIAAILAQKLKRAHSGAPVLESVRQARGRMSPSECKVADWVLKEPNAMLTLPIAEIAQRVGVSQPTVMRFCRSIGVQGLADFKLKLASGLTGGAITVAHCHVEISDSDAELARKVLGNNASAALALRDMLDVKALTAAIELLRGAQRVELLAVGSARVVADDMQHKLLNLGIVSSFFADPQAQEMSAAMLKPGDVALVISRSGALPELLRTVKVAQGCGARVLAITASGSPLAKLADVLLTLNHPEGNLNFVPMIVRLLQLMMLDILSVGLARRDTAQRTSAAELEEGQLHGMRISGKLKFGGHLE
- a CDS encoding LacI family DNA-binding transcriptional regulator gives rise to the protein MATSNKAAHAASDTASGATVHDVARVAGVSAMTVSRVINGRASVSTATRDKVEAAIASLHYQPNLAARAARTGTLRIGLLYSNPSAAFLSEFLVGAMDQCRQGGGQLLLERCEDLESQRAGIACLVAAGVDGILVPPPLCDSPEVLAQLNQMGIPAIAVATARPSPGVSAVRIDDYEGALAMTRHLLALGHRDIGFIEGDPAHTPALLRRQAFEDAMREAGLQVPPHRVAQGYFTYRSGLDAARLLLAQKPHPTAIFASNDDMAAATLAVAHGMGLQVPAELSVCGFDDTPVASTVWPELTTIHQPIADMARAAVNLVIDEIRQRRAGETVPATHHLMEFTLVERASSGLAR
- a CDS encoding hemerythrin domain-containing protein, with product MDAIEMLTQDHQAVKELFEQYEALSDRSLVSKRKLALKICLELTKHATAEEEIFYPAVLQASRENKELVDEAVVEHASAKELIAQIVAMAPGEDLYDAKVKVLSEQIEHHVQEEEQEMFPKAREAQLDLLALGGEIAARKAEIALPEMQD
- a CDS encoding KGG domain-containing protein; this encodes MANNQGNQDGNQGKNQGGKERGSDSGSDSARGSSGGAGKQSSSGSNSQSGDTGNRGFASMDPKQQREIAAEGGRAAHASGNAHEFTSEEARAAGAQSHKNDGSRQSDDKEGGSGKSASSGSSRGGTPEQDAEGGRQIHKNDDNKQSGKGGSGGQSGKGSR